The following are from one region of the Candidatus Desulfatibia profunda genome:
- a CDS encoding N-6 DNA methylase has protein sequence KNKAEKKKITALNKDKAALNARLAKTDAILAAIGGQLTEARELILKKIYDLVTNELNRYLNAEKRRLIAVVENLWDKYAVSSRELEAERTETLKKLEGFLQNLGYFGGTFNG, from the coding sequence AAAGAACAAAGCTGAAAAGAAAAAAATAACCGCCCTGAACAAGGACAAGGCGGCCCTGAACGCGCGTCTGGCTAAAACCGACGCCATCCTCGCGGCTATCGGCGGTCAACTCACCGAGGCCCGCGAACTCATCCTGAAAAAGATTTACGACCTAGTGACCAATGAGCTCAACCGCTACCTCAATGCCGAAAAACGGCGGCTTATCGCCGTGGTGGAAAACCTCTGGGATAAATACGCCGTCTCCAGCCGCGAACTGGAAGCCGAACGCACGGAAACCCTGAAAAAACTGGAGGGATTTCTCCAAAATCTTGGTTATTTCGGAGGAACGTTTAATGGATGA